The region TACGCCTCGCTCACTAAGCACCCGCTTCGGAAACACGAATTGCCCGAAGCCCGAGCGACAGCGCGCACTGACGACATAGAAGTCGACATCGTCAGACGAGTCGAAGGGTTGAATCGGGCCAGCCCCGATACGCTTCCATAGCGTCACGAATTGCCCGGCCTTTACCGGCGTGGTCTTCGCAACGCGAAAGCAAATCGACGCCCCATCGAGCCTGAACGTGCAAGCGGCATACGCCGAACTCTCGGCTTCGGCGCGAAA is a window of Lysobacter antibioticus DNA encoding:
- a CDS encoding MepB family protein encodes the protein MHNDLIAAKALVYDPGRYELAEFRAEAESSAYAACTFRLDGASICFRVAKTTPVKAGQFVTLWKRIGAGPIQPFDSSDDVDFYVVSARCRSGFGQFVFPKRVLSERGVLSSNGKGGKRAIRVYPPWDTTKSGQARVTQDWQLRYFLEIGDGIALDRDRCRMLYAPGA